The following proteins are encoded in a genomic region of Cryptococcus gattii WM276 chromosome I, complete sequence:
- a CDS encoding metal ion transporter, putative (Similar to TIGR gene model, INSD accession AAW45829.1), producing the protein MSFGRPGFADVFKPSPPARGSFPLDHDGECKAFMISYLKCMKDNANDNGKCRLFSKQYLECRMDKGLMDRDDMANLGLGDVVDPSSPPPASTQTTTALPSNPPHVPQPPPSEHRI; encoded by the exons ATGTCATTTGGAAGACCAGGTTTCGCAGATGTCTTCAAGCCTAGTCCCCCTGCTCGGGGCTCGTTCCCCTTGGATCATGACG GCGAATGCAAAGCGTTCATGATTTCATATCTCAAATGTATGAAGGATAATGCCAATGATAATGGCAAGTGCAGACTATTCTCCAAACAATATCTCGAGTGCAGGATGGACAA GGGCCTTATGGATCGAGACGACATGGCAAACCTTGGTTTGGGAGATGTTGTAGATCCTTCTAGCCCTCCCCCTGCTTCAACACAAACCACCACTGCGCTTCCTTCCAATCCGCCTCACGTCCCTCAGCCTCCTCCCTCCGAACATCGCATATAA
- a CDS encoding Fimbrin, putative (Similar to TIGR gene model, INSD accession AAW45828.1), producing MQAIKLGKKYPDFKQDEIFDLINKFKQIDVDDKGSLDKATVISALQANGEADYDSARETLKNVNIDSSGRVELEDWVQLHSLLKAAKNQPLLEHNKGRISVRGTAGTNAQHTINEDERRSFTDHVNTVLAADKDVGHLLPIPTDTMQLFDECRDGLILCKLINDAVPETIDERVLNKPSVKAGKARPLNAFQMTENNNIVITSAKGIGCSVVNIGPQDLIEGREHLILGLIWQIIRRGLLSKIDIKIHPELYRLLEDGETMEEFLRLPPDQILLRWFNYHLKAAGWHRRVENFTKDVSDGENYTILLNQLKPDQCSRSPLQTSDLHKRAEEVLQNADRIGCRRFLTPNSLVNGNPKLNLAFVANLFNTWPGLAPLEETEAPPPIEDFDAEGEREARVFTLWLNSLDVEPGVYNLFEDLKDGTILLQGFDKVIPGSVIWRRVSKPREGQELSRFKAVENTNYSVDLAKANGMHIVGIQGSDIVDGTRTLVLGLVWQLMRLSINQTLASISKDGKGVTDQDIIRWANETVKKGGKTSAMRSFKDSSLSNAVFFLDLLNGVKPGIVDYSLVTQGADEEEKRMNAKLAISIARKMGALIFLVPEDIVDVRPRLILTFVGALWSASLNQ from the exons ATGCAAGCCATCAAACTCGGAAAGAAGTATCCTGATTTCAAACAGGATGAGATCTTCGACCTCATCAACAAATTCAA GCAAATTGATGTGGATGACAAGGGAAGCTTGGACAAGGCCACCGTTATCTCTGCACTCCAAGCCAACGGCGAAGCAGATTATGACTCT GCCCGAGAAACCCTCAAAAATGTCAACATCGACTCTTCTGGACGAGTTGAGCTGGAGGACTGGGTGCAATTGCACTCCTTGTTGAAGGCCGCCAAGAATCAGCCTTT GTTGGAGCACAACAAAGGTCGTATCTCTGTTCGCGGTACAGCAGGTACAAACGCTCAGCACACTATCAATGAAGACGAAAGACGGTCTTTCACTGATCACGTTAACACT GTCCTTGCTGCGGATAAGGATGTTGGtcaccttcttcccatccccaCCGATACTATGCAGTTGTTTGACGAATGTCGAG ACGGTCTTATCCTCTGTAAACTCATCAACGACGCTGTCCCCGAAACTATCGATGAACGAGTCCTCAACAAACCCTCAGTCAAAGCCGGCAAGGCCCGTCCTCTTAACGCTTTCCAAATGACTGAAAACAACAACATCGTTATCACCTCTGCCAAGGGTATCGGATGCTCCGTAGTCAACATTGGTCCCCAGGATCTTATCGAGGGAAGAGAGCACTTGATTTTGGGTCTGATTTGGCAGATCATCAGGAGAGGTTTGCTCAGCAAGATCGACATCAAGATCCACCCCGAGTTGTACAGATTGctggaagatggagagacCATGGAGGAATTCTTGAGGTTACCTCCTGATCAAATCTTGTTGAGATGGTTCAACTACCATCTCAAAGCTGCTGGATGGCACAGAAG AGTCGAGAACTTCACTAAAGATGTCTCTGATGGTGAAAACTATAccatccttctcaaccAGCTCAAACCCGACCAATGCTCCCGATCCCCTCTCCAGACCTCTGATCTCCATAAGCGTGCTGAAGAGGTGCTTCAAAACGCCGACCGAATTGGCTGCCGACGATTCCTTACTCCCAACTCCCTCGTTAACGGTAATCCCAAGCTTAATTTGGCCTTTGTTGCCAACCTCTTCAACACGTGGCCGGGACTTGCTCCTCTTGAAGAGACTGAGGCTCCACCACCTATTGAGGACTTTGATGCCGAAGGTGAGAGGGAGGCTAGGGTTTTCACTCTTTGGTTGAACTCTTTGGATGTCGAGCCTGGAGTCTACAACTTGTTCGAAGATCTCAAAGACGGTACCATCTTGTTACAAGGATTCGACAAAGTCATTCCTGGTTCCGTTATCTGGCGTCGGGTTTCCAAGCCTCGAGAAGGTCAAGAGCTCTCTCGATTTAAGGCCGTCGAAAATACAAATTACTCTGTCGACCTTGCCAAGGCCAACGGCATGCACATCGTTGGTATCCAGGGCTCAGACATCGTTGATGGTACCCGTACTTTGGTCCTTGGTCTTGTGTGGCAATTGATGAGATTGAGCATCAACCAAACCTTGGCCAGTATTTCAAAGGACGGTAAGGGTGTGACAGATCAGGACATCATCAGGTGGGCCAATGAGACAGTCAAGAAGGGAGGGAAGACTTCCGCTATGAGGAGCTTCAAAGACTCCAGTCTCTCCAACGCTGTTTTCTTCTTGGACCTTCTGAATGGTGTCAAGCCGGGCATCGTGGACTATTCTTTAGTCACCCAAGGTgcagatgaagaggaaaagaggatGAACG CCAAGTTAGCAATTTCCATCGCGCGAAAGATGGGTGCTTTGATTTTCCTTGTGCCGGAAG ATATTGTCGATGTCCGACCTCGACTC ATCCTTACATTCGTTGGTGCCCTTTGGAGCGCTTCCTTGAACCAGTAA
- a CDS encoding uncharacterized protein (Similar to TIGR gene model, INSD accession AAW45830.1), with translation MSYVLSPSTLFPASHANTPTTPSLSPSPSPNAEHLLRPSSNGLLIPTDRTQDVLETKWLGMLGRLRVEREVILKGYALYSLRTWFLSRTHFAHTIVTQTGKPNDQISAYLLVPSAELSGSEGDEEIANAIQFLSSETRSQPRRTELGFLLVTSPSAFGQDVNPVPGGDFRVAKSYIVVNTALRRLGCGGRAVLGLEPPIAALRRKFHDLYRVPVPVHSGPMLVRNSSPSASPTRTPSISGSPRDLHSIHPPAFPPSSARSPVANGHDINSDPFTYLVIELVKLIQAALALWGMFQHVGEDIHGRLISPGMEIDGLFCDETKSAIFRWRREMGMEYEGSLKIEKETSGGCIDPKTLASLLSSVTSVHYQLDALDVERLPKDPFSSIGRTLKTWLSYQENMKSGTDSPFFSVPSIRALAQYYLSDRLHKGDHLRVQRLLTGVAQTASHLSANLKGGGGEETSLRWREHHHRHRLDEQELEDPGMVMIIPDDEIGNIAPPDAITTHLEAYIKCILKSKEKEWDVMGARRIAELWNGSLADSIEGRRKRRGTLTLSLGRGGSREREKGVLRKRTTSRDDTMREDEGDLRGTIKEISERAGQALREGMGIMRKGMADETSDSENGGPGASSQLAALMRKKHGPVPTVIEPDAIDENHPEPPSVSPSTSSRQLPSQLAPSPFSIPSKPNLLSHTSRTSSRTPSGRPPTIIIPSGNESEVWSRVSGHPGKSPGEERSDLDLGYSHVKNNKIGSVSGRGASNAVSKPASERAIAWRNKGRSTVMLRSSSDGADVALDETGMEWEVRNPHGTGKREEEAIKLVVRRHSFNDLDDYKGARMLSPQHLQIDVEMCLVALKLRQKERQLAQKVKDVKLLEEAVYTAASQLGIASRARHAHIETLKSQAEILCASLEALKTEEDLEEQLPYDRFHYYLSEETHRAELLDDLGRLKEMWENVRKEGDERRRKLEKDAKKTWWFW, from the exons ATGTCCTACGTACTGTCCCCGTCAACTCTATTTCCAGCCTCTCATGCCAACACCCCTACGACTCCCAGcctctctccatctccttcgCCCAACGCTGAACACCTCCTGCGCCCCTCATCCAATGGCCTGTTGATACCCACTGATAGGACGCAAGATGTTCTAGAAACCAAATGGCTGGGTATGTTAGGAAGGTTGAGAGTGGAGCGCGAGGTTATTCTAAAAGGATACGCGCTGTACAGTTTGAGGACCTG GTTTTTGTCGAGGACACACTTTGCGCATACCATTGTCACTCAGACTGGAAAACCCAATGATCAA ATATCTGCCTATCTCCTCGTACCCTCCGCTGAACTATCAGGGAGTGAGGGCGATGAGGAGATTGCCAACGCCATCCAGTTTCTTTCGTCCGAGACGAGATCACAGCCACGTAGA ACCGAGCTGGGCTTTTTGTTGGTGACGAGTCCTTCCGCTTTCGGGCAGGATGT AAACCCTGTCCCAGGAGGTGACTTCAGAGTAGCAAAATCATACATTGTTGTGAACACAGCTTTACGAAGATTGGGATGCGGAGGTCGAGCTGTGCTGGGACTGGAGCCACCCAT AGCAGCTCTGCGGAGAAAGTTTCACGACTTGTACCGCGTTCCTGTCCCTGTCCACTCCGGCCCCATGCTTGTTCGAAATTCCTCTCCGTCAGCTTCCCCTACGCGAACGCCATCTATATCCGGCTCACCGCGCGACCTGCATTCTATACACCCTCCTGCTTTCCCGCCATCTTCTGCTCGATCACCCGTAGCAAACGGACATGACATAAATTCCGACCCATTCACATATCTCGTCATCGAACTGGTCAAGCTCATCCAAGCGGCGCTGGCACTTTGGGGTATGTTCCAACATGTAGGAGAAGACATCCATGGGCGGTTGATTAGCCCTGGGATGGAGATTGATGGATTATTTTGCGACGAGACGAAGAGTGCCATCTTCaggtggagaagggaaATGGGGATGGAATATGAAGGAAGCTTGAAGATTGAG AAGGAGACGTCTGGAGGATGTATTGACCCCAAGACATTAGCTTCACTATTAAGCTCAGTCACGAGCGTTCACTATCAGTTAGACGCTCTAGATGTTGAACGA CTTCCAAAAGACCCCTTCTCAAGTATTGGACGTACTCTCAAAACATGGCTTAGCTACCAAGAAAACATGAAGTCGGGCACCGATTCTCCATTTTTCTCTGTTCCTTCTATCCGAGCTTTGGCTCAATATTATCTTTCCGATCGGTTACACAAGGGAGACCACCTGCGGGTGCAACGTCTACTCACAGGTGTGGCGCAGACAGCTAGTCATCTATCCGCTAATCTTAAAGGTGGCGGTGGAGAGGAAACTTCGCTTCGATGGAGGGAACACCACCATCGTCACCGTCTAGATGAGCAAGAGCTTGAAGACCCGGGTATGGTAATGATCATCCCTGACGACGAAATTGGCAACATTGCTCCACCCGACGCGATAACAACTCATCTCGAAGCTTACATCAAGTGTATACTGAAAAGCAAAGAGAAAGAATGGGATGTCATGGGCGCAAGGCGTATAGCAGAGCTATGGAATGGGAGTTTGGCGGATAGCATTGAAGGGCGAAGAAAACGGCGCGGGACGCTGACCCTCAGTTTGGGTAGAGGCGGGAGCcgagaaagagaaaaaggtGTGCTGCGGAAAAGGACAACGAGTCGGGATGATACAATgagagaggatgagggagaTTTGAGGGGAACAATCAAAGAGATTTCTGAACGCGCCGGACAGGCATTGAGGGAAGGTATGGGTATTAT GCGGAAAGGTATGGCCGATGAAACATCGGATTCGGAAAATGGAGGACCTGGCGCCAGTTCTCAACTGGCGGCTTTGATGAGAAAGAAACATGGGCCTGTACCGACTGTTATCGAACC TGACGCAATAGATGAGAATCATCCCGAACCTCCATCAGTTTCACCATCAACATCCAGCCGCCAGCTTCCGTCCCAACTTGCACCATCTCCTTTCTCTATTCCCTCCAAGCCCAATCTGCTTTCCCATACCTCTCGCACTTCAAGCCGTACTCCTAGTGGTCGTCCTCCTACTATCATTATACCATCTGGTAACGAGTCCGAAGTATGGTCTCGCGTCAGTGGCCATCCTGGCAAGAGTCCTGGGGAAGAACGTTCAGATTTGGATCTGGGATATAGTCATGTAAAGAACAATAAAATAGGAAGTGTCTCTGGTAGAGGGGCGAGTAATGCTGTATCGAAACCGGCGTCTGAAAGGGCGATTGCATGGCGGAACAAAGGGCGATCAACCGTGATGTTGAGGAGTAGTAGTGATGGCGCTGATGTGGCTCTGGATGAGACGGGGATGGAATGGGAAGTGCGAAATCCCCACGGAACAGGGAAAcgggaggaggaagcgaTTAAGCTTGTGGTGAGAAG ACATTCTTTCAATGATCTGGATGATTACAAAGGTGCTAGAATGCTGTCACC ACAACATCTTCAGATAGATGTGGAAATGTGTTTAGTTGCCCTGAAATTACGCCAAAAGGAGCGCCAGCTTGCCCAGAAGGTCAAGGATGTCAAG TTGCTGGAAGAAGCTGTTTATACTGCGGCCTCACAACTTGGGATAGCTTCGCGTGCCAGACATGCCCATATTGAAACTCTGAAATCCCAAGCAGAGATTTTGTGCGCATCCCTCGAAGCCTTGAAAACAGAGGAAGATCTCGAGGAGCAGCTGCCTTACGATCGTTTCCATTACTATTTAAGTGAGGAAACCCACCGGGCCGAGTTATTGGATGACTTGGGGAGGTTAAAAGAGATGTGGGAGAATGTGCGGAAGGAAGGTgatgagagaagaagaaagcTCGAGAAGGACGCCAAAAAGACCTGGTGGTTCTGGTAG
- a CDS encoding DNA primase large subunit (DNA primase 58 kDa subunit) (p58) (Similar to TIGR gene model, XP_567348.1): MFRATSRQTTNANSAPEVKLSKRNSIANGLPSARYSFRLNFYERPPALDITLEEFETCAISRLRVLSHIESLSHRSLPYSQVASGIATYAKMHLPLSSNTARNVNLDEERRRDEIGHWVLRLAFCRSPDLRQRFVRSELALFKSRFETDDKNERAAFLKSLSFNYDTVDEDEKKLFKTELQQMLPKGSKEDAVSETWFKVPWYTVPDLVGARRVLVKDGLAFVPQSLQLSLVLQAFADRLEKALEFTAKNLPRLDEDERLGPVIDHLASSFLSGIGASDYQPSNELGDGMTVTADTIDDVARKHFPPCMRHLYEKLKKDHHLKHWGRLQLTLFLKGLGLPLDQAILFWRRSYGASMTDDKFNKEYKYNIRHSYGQEGRRANYPPKNCQQILTQDQPGTQDSHGCPFRHFSSENLTAFLTNTYPDHFSRTSPEMRDVLDSVKASHYHLACTRVFEVTHGVKKGEGLGNGESVSHPNKWADRSRELEREVIDGIKKKEDAMDVD; this comes from the exons ATGTTTCGGGCTACCTCTAGGCAGACAACAAATGCTAATTCGGCTCCTGAGGTCAAACTCAGCAAAAGGAACTCCATTGCAAATGGACTTCCCAGCGCAAGATATTCTTTTCGGCTCAACTT TTACGAGCGACCTCCAGCCCTAGATATAACACTGGAAGAATTTGAAACATGTGCCATATCTCGTCTTCGGGTTCTTTCACATATTGAATCACTTTCTCATCGATCATTACCGTACTCTCAAGTGGCCAGTGGAATCGCGACTTACGCGAAAATGCACTTGCCATTGTCCAGTAACACCGCGAGAAATGTCAAtcttgatgaggagaggCGTAGAGATGAGATCGGACATTGGGTTTTGAGATTAGCATTCTGTCGAAG TCCTGATCTTCGACAACGTTTCGTCCGCTCAGAATTAGCGCTGTTTAAATCCCGATTTGAAACAGATGACAAGAATGAGCGTGCCGCATTCCTCAAGTCGCTCTCCTTTAACTATGACACTGTTGACGAAGATGAGAAGAAACTTTTCAAAACGGAGCTTCAGCAGATGCTACCAAAGGGCTCCAAGGAAGATGCGGTTTCTGAGACATGGTTCAAGGTACCATGGTATACAGTACCAGATCTTGTTGGTGCACGACGTGTATTAGTCAAGGATGGCCTCGCCTTCGTTCCCCAGTCCCTTCAGCTCTCTCTAGTCCTTCAGGCCTTTGCCGATCGTCTGGAGAAGGCTCTTGAGTTTACAGCGAAGAATCTTCCAAGACTAGACGAGGACGAGCGTCTTGGGCCCGTCATCGACCATCTTGCATCGTCATTCCTGTCTGGTATCGGTGCATCTGACTATCAACCGTCAAATGAATTGGGCGATGGGATGACCGTCACAGCTGACACCATTGACGACGTCGCAAGGAAACATTTCCCGCCATGTATGAGACATTTATATGAAAAGTTAAAGAAGGACCATCACTTGAAGCACTGGGGTCGCCTGCAGCTAACGTTGTTTTTGAAG GGTCTTGGTCTGCCATTGGATCAAGCGATCCTCTTTTGGAGACGGTCGTACGGAGCAAGCATGACAGACGACAAATTCAACAAAGAGTACAAGTATAACATTCGTCACAGCTACGGGCAGGAGGGTCGTCGTGCCAATTATCCTCCAAAGAA CTGTCAACAAATTCTTACTCAAGATCAGCCAGGTACTCAGGACAGCCATGGATGTCCCTTCAGACACTTTTCTTCTGAGAATCTTACAGCTTTCCTTACCAACACTTATCCAGACCACTTTTCTCGCACTTCTCCCGAAATGCGAGATGTCTTGGATAGTGTAAAGGCAAGTCATTATCACTTAGCATGCACGAGAGTGTTTGAGGTCACACATGGTGTAAAGAAGGGGGAAGGGCTTGGGAATGGGGAAAGTGTCAGTCACCCCAACAAATGGGCGGATAGAAGCCGGGAATTGGAGAGGGAGGTTATAGATGGaataaaaaagaaggaagacgCTATGGATGTTGACTAA
- a CDS encoding uncharacterized protein (Similar to SGTC gene model, INSD accession EAL20373.1) yields the protein MDDSIDLAVQHKCEHPEESYKDVADAYKIPKSTIYDRCTFQHASRAAAVPRHLPIEQEEQLILKTNEYASRGTLLAPRHFKELAEAICESSLGVNWTGRFVQRHKDRLHSRYFAFQELARLQADKIETRRAFYTLVSFYDPLADRFNPILASFPTRQVKDLYETGLYAPHLIFNIDEAGFDLGQAVPPSNEHITSIATIGIDLAPVPPLIIYQGEHLQDSWTSTHDKDIRQLACVTQSGWNNSYIMLKWLEDVFHPYTRGLAHDGRDPRLLFLDGAQSHTKVAFLEACWARNIVVVVLPAHLTGRFQPLDVDFFNHLKRAYHQQLDDFQIGSGGQRVLKGMFYLWHQRAWAQVAIPRQIRSAWRKSGLWPLNKEVMDVDPHTPPPQHAAKGPLTPNNFRILRANNLAVKKGELDPRVALEKTEKALAKALADKALLECELKGFRAAEQAARATRGGRKRQMYPEGQLFDPLYQEEHAGELVVRKAEEEEARRKRRRTARVKRSGTASNVVRECKPRPTGTS from the exons ATGGATGATTCAATTGACCTTGCCGTCCAACATAAGTGTGAACACCCCGAGGAGTCCTACAAGGACGTTGCAGATGCATACAAAATCCCAAAATCGACGATATATGACCGCTGCACTTTTCAACATGCCAGTCGTGCTGCCGCCGTACCTCGTCACCTCCCTATCgagcaggaagagcagTTGATCCTCAAGACCAATGAATACGCAAGCAGAGGGACCCTTTTGGCCCCTCGACACTTTAAGGAGCTGGCAGAAGCTATCTGTGAGTCATCCTTAGGTGTCAATTGGACGGGTCGCTTCGTTCAGCGACACAAGGACCGTCTACACTCCCGGTACTTCGCTTTTCAGGAGTTGGCCAGGCTTCAGGCGGACAAGATAGAGACTAGGAGGGCATTTTATACACTTGTGAGTTTTTATGACCCTCTGGCTGACCGCTTTAACCCCATTCTGGCGAGTTTCCCCACGCGTCAGGTCAAGGACCTCTATGAGACCGGTCTCTATGCTCCCCATCTCATATTCAACATAGATGAGGCTGGCTTTGACCTTGG GCAAGCCGTGCCACCATCCAACGAGCATATAACCTCAATTGCAACCATTGGGATCGATTTAGCACCGGTCCCTCCCCTGATCATCTATCAGGGTGAGCATCTACAGGATTCGTGGACCTCTACACACGACAAGGACATCCGCCAGCTTGCTTGCGTCACGCAATCGGGCTGGAACAACAGCTACATCATGCTTAAGTGGCTTGAGGATGTCTTCCATCCTTACACACGCGGTCTGGCTCATGATGGTCGCGACCCCCGACTCCTTTTCCTCGATGGTGCGCAATCGCACACCAAAGTCGCCTTCTTGGAAGCCTGCTGGGCACGCAACATTGTTGTCGTGGTCCTCCCTGCCCACCTCACCGGTAGATTCCAGCCCCTCGATGTTGACTTCTTCAACCATCTGAAGCGTGCCTATCATCAACAACTTGATGATTTTCAGATTGGTAGTGGGGGTCAGAGGGTGTTAAAGGGAATGTTCTACCTCTGGCACCAACGCGCATGGGCGCAGGTGGCGATTCCGAGGCAGATCAGGAGTGCGTGGAGGAAGTCCGGCTTGTGGCCGCTCAACAAGGAGGTGATGGATGTAGACCCACATACACCACCACCCCAGCATGCTGCCAAAGGCCCTCTGACTCCCAACAACTTCCGAATCCTCCGTGCAAACAATCTTGCAGTGAAAAAAGGTGAGCTTGACCCCCGTGTTGCGCTGGAGAAGACGGAAAAGGCACTGGCGAAGGCTCTAGCAGACAAAGCGCTCCTGGAGTGCGAGCTCAAAGGCTTCCGAGCGGCTGAGCAGGCTGCTAGAGCAACCAGAGGGGGTCGGAAGAGGCAGATGTATCCTGAGGGTCAACTTTTTGACCCACTATATCAGGAAGAGCATGCTGGAGAGCTTGTTGTAAGGAAAgcggaggaagaggaggcCAGGAGGAAGCGAAGGCGGACTGCTCGAGTCAAACGCAGCGGGACTGCATCAAACGTTGTTCGTGAATGCAAGCCACGCCCAACGGGCACCTCCTAG
- a CDS encoding endosome protein, putative (Similar to TIGR gene model, INSD accession AAW45915.1~Hypothetical 62.5 kDa protein in ALD2-DDR48 intergenic region), with protein sequence MVDPISTRSLRISKATKLFYQFRTTTYSRNPPFKMDQDPWDPDLPKPTQSDNDNGGGVSTLLLVFIPVLVVVLAVLVGMVVFLIAVLYMRRKRGIRLLEDGGPLDLSKGDGVIGEGGVEGVESRWLETVDSEVREAYNRAKDWQSQYPPTSIPTDITLSQFLSIQEKGVSAWAFEPDYEDNLSLYVQSRTEITFLADGPGMPAREGGGNNVMANLPLPKLNEVYYWEVKMYDKPANTEVAIGLATKPYPSFRLPGWNKYSVAYFASDGFKSHNYPFTSASYGPPLAEGDVLGVGYRPRTGTVFFTRNGRKLEDAYTGLQRLNLFPTVGANGPCTLHVNLGQAGFVFIEANVKKWGLAPMTGTLAPPPAYGSERGSILLEAGYGTPGAAAAGAGRPSRQGGMGALLEAARNRGTSGPGPQTQRTRRHKHRDYRTLPADPHVSSPLRPVGSESNSSSAGVTPSSPSTSVSPTPSPDFSSYVSPTDTPSPQTRVPPFAISSSSSSVSGSVDDSDTINGGDGSATPRGAELDREQSPIEHNPPTPNLLDISLHSLRGGHYFPSQFTSQDSPVSHSAPSPAPGPLRSNPESPPPPGYAPLDPHVYANGLPADLPEDMVNQAIAAMSEAEVQQAQTEASSQAQGEQPSEENGERSQGQRAFGWIFGRS encoded by the exons ATGGTAGATCCCATTTCCACTCGAAGTCTTCGCATCTCAAAAGCCACGAAGCTTTTCTATCAATTTCGAACAACCACATACTCTCGGAACCCTCCATTCAAAATGGATCAGGACCCGTGGGATCCAGATCTACCCAAACCCACTCAGTCAGACAATGATAATGGAGGTGGTGTCTCAACCTTGTTACTGGTTTTTATACCAGTGCTAGTGGTCGTGCTCGCTGTGCTGGTAGGAATGGTGGTATTTTTGATAGCTGTGTTATATATGCGTCGGAAAAGAGGTATCAG ATTATTGGAAGATGGCGGACCGTTAGATCTGTCAAAAGGGGACGGTGTTATTGGGGAAGGTGGTGTAGAAGGCGTGGAATCCAGATGGTTGGAAACAGTAGACTCGGAAGTTCGGGAGGCATATAATCGTGCCAAGG ACTGGCAGTCACAGTACCCTCCGACGTCTATTCCCACCGATATCACACTTTCTCAATTCCTGTCCATTCAAGAAAAGGGTGTCTCAGCTTGGGCGTTCGAACCAGACTATGAAGACAACCTCTCTCTTTACGTGCAATCTCGTACGGAAATTACATTCTTGGCCGATGGTCCTGGTATGCCCGCTCGCGAAGGAGGTGGTAACAATGTCATGGCAAACCTACCTCTTCCGAAGCTCAACGAAGTGTATTATTGGGAGGTCAAGATGTATGACAAGCCCGCTAATACCGAGGTAGCTATTGGCCTGGCAACTAAGCCTTATCCATCGTTCAGGTTACCTGGGTGGAACAAGTACTCTGTCGCGTACTTTGCCTCGGACGGGTTCAAATCTCACAATTATCCATTTACTTCAGCTTCTTATGGGCCTCCTTTGGCTGAAGGTGATGTTCTAGGGGTCGGCTACCGTCCTCGAACCGGCACTGTCTTTTTCACTCGCAACGGACGTAAGCTTGAAGATGCTTATACGGGTTTGCAACGGCTCAATCTGTTCCCGACGGTCGGTGCTAACGGCCCCTGTACGTTGCATGTTAACCTCGGTCAAGCGGGTTTCGTGTTTATCGAGGCAAATGTGAAGAAGTGGGGTTTGGCGCCCATGACCGGTACACTTGCGCCTCCACCTGCTTATGGAAGCGAGCGGGGATCCATCCTTCTTGAAGCAGGTTATGGCACGCCAGGGGCTGCGGCCGCAGGAGCTGGACGACCTAGTAGGCAAGGCGGCATGGGCGCGTTGCTGGAGGCTGCTCGGAATAGAGGCACATCAGGTCCGGGACCGCAGACACAGAGGACGAGGAGACATAAGCATAGAGATTACCGGACACTCCCTGCTGACCCACATGTTTCCAGCCCTCTGCGTCCAGTGGGCTCAGAATCAAATTCTTCAAGCGCCGGTGTCactccttcctctccctctACCTCCGTCTCTCCTACTCCCTCTCCTGATTTCTCTTCCTACGTTTCACCTACCGACACGCCTTCTCCACAAACTCGCGTCCCTCCCTTTGCCatctcttcatcatcgtcttccGTTTCCGGTTCTGTGGATGACAGCGATACTATCAATGGGGGAGACGGAAGCGCTACGCCTCGCGGCGCCGAGTTGGACCGTGAGCAATCGCCTATCGAGCATAACCCTCCTACTCCCAATCTTCTTGATATTTCACTACACAGCCTCCGAGGAGGCCACTACTTTCCTAGCCAGTTCACTTCTCAAGATTCCCCTGTTTCCCACTCTGCCCCATCACCAGCACCTGGTCCCCTCAGATCAAATCCCGAGTCTCCGCCACCACCAGGGTACGCACCGCTTGACCCACatgtatatgcaaatgGATTACCGGCAGATTTACCGGAGGACATGGTCAACCAGGCTATCGCTGCGATGAGCGAGGC TGAGGTCCAACAAGCACAGACTGAGGCGTCTTCCCAGGCACAAGGAGAGCAGCCAAGTGAGGAGAATGGTGAAAGATCTCAGGGGCAAAGAGCGTTTGGATGGATCTTTGGTCGGTCATAA